The following are from one region of the Stanieria sp. NIES-3757 genome:
- the acsA gene encoding acetate-CoA ligase, which translates to MSETTIESILQEKRLFAPSSEFSQNANIKSIDEYQQLYEQSISDPEGFWGNLAETELDWFQKWDKVLDWQPPFAKWFINGKINISYNCLDRHLTTWRKNKAAIIWEGEPGDSRTLTYAQLHREVCQMANVFKQLGIKKGDRVGIYMPMIPEAAIAMLACARIGAPHSVVFGGFSAEALKARLQDAEAKLVVTADGGFRKDKAVALKDAVDEALSNNGVPSVENVLVVQRTKQTIKMQEGRDHWWHELHAKASADCPPEPMDSEDLLFILYTSGTTGKPKGVVHTTGGYNLYTHITTKWTFDLKDTDVYWCTADVGWITGHSYIVYGPLSNGATSLMYEGAPRASNPGCFWDVVEKYGATIFYTAPTAIRAFIKMGDEHPNRRNLSSLRILGTVGEPINPEAWVWYHKVIGKERCPIVDTWWQTETGGFMITPLPGATSTKPGSATRPFPGIIADVVDLEGNPVGDNQGGYLVIKHPWPSMMRTVYKDDDRFRRTYWEHISPKDGKYLYFAGDGARKDEDGYFWIMGRVDDVMNISGHRIGTMEVESALVSHPAVAEAAVVGRPDELKGEDVYAFVTLEGSYQPSQELKEELKKHVVKEIGAIARPGEIRFADALPKTRSGKIIRRFLRNLAAGQELVGDISTMEDLSVLDKLREGA; encoded by the coding sequence ATGTCAGAAACAACCATAGAATCAATTCTCCAAGAAAAACGTTTATTTGCCCCCTCCTCAGAATTCTCTCAAAATGCCAATATTAAAAGTATTGACGAATATCAGCAATTATATGAGCAATCAATCAGCGATCCTGAAGGCTTTTGGGGCAATTTAGCTGAAACAGAATTAGATTGGTTCCAGAAATGGGATAAAGTCTTAGATTGGCAACCACCTTTTGCTAAGTGGTTTATCAACGGTAAAATTAACATTTCTTATAACTGTCTAGATCGACATCTAACTACCTGGCGTAAAAATAAAGCAGCAATTATCTGGGAAGGCGAACCAGGCGATTCTCGTACTTTAACCTATGCCCAATTGCATCGAGAAGTTTGTCAAATGGCAAATGTCTTCAAGCAACTGGGCATTAAAAAAGGCGATCGCGTGGGGATTTATATGCCGATGATTCCCGAAGCTGCGATCGCTATGTTAGCTTGTGCCAGAATTGGTGCGCCTCATAGTGTAGTGTTTGGGGGATTTAGTGCGGAAGCTTTAAAAGCCCGTTTACAAGATGCGGAAGCTAAATTAGTTGTTACGGCCGATGGTGGTTTTCGTAAAGATAAAGCTGTCGCCCTTAAAGATGCGGTTGATGAAGCTTTAAGTAATAATGGTGTTCCCAGTGTCGAAAATGTTTTGGTAGTTCAACGCACCAAACAAACCATTAAGATGCAAGAAGGCAGAGATCATTGGTGGCACGAACTTCACGCCAAAGCTTCGGCTGATTGTCCACCCGAACCAATGGACAGCGAAGATCTGCTGTTTATCCTCTACACTAGTGGTACAACTGGGAAGCCTAAAGGAGTAGTCCATACAACTGGTGGTTATAACCTGTACACCCATATAACTACTAAATGGACATTCGATCTCAAAGATACTGATGTCTATTGGTGTACGGCTGATGTTGGTTGGATCACAGGACATAGTTATATTGTGTATGGCCCTCTTTCCAATGGTGCAACTAGCTTAATGTATGAAGGTGCGCCTCGTGCTTCTAACCCTGGTTGTTTTTGGGATGTAGTTGAAAAATACGGTGCAACAATCTTCTATACTGCCCCAACTGCCATTCGCGCCTTTATTAAAATGGGAGACGAACATCCTAATCGGCGTAATTTATCTTCTTTACGTATCTTAGGAACTGTAGGCGAACCGATTAACCCCGAAGCTTGGGTATGGTATCACAAAGTGATTGGTAAAGAACGTTGTCCCATTGTCGATACTTGGTGGCAGACAGAAACAGGTGGTTTTATGATCACTCCTCTACCTGGCGCAACTTCTACCAAACCAGGTTCAGCAACTCGTCCTTTCCCTGGAATTATTGCCGATGTAGTCGATTTAGAAGGTAATCCTGTAGGTGATAATCAAGGGGGTTATTTAGTGATTAAACATCCTTGGCCCAGTATGATGCGGACAGTTTATAAAGATGATGACCGTTTCCGTCGTACTTATTGGGAGCATATCTCACCAAAAGACGGTAAATACCTTTATTTTGCAGGAGATGGAGCGAGAAAAGACGAAGACGGCTACTTTTGGATTATGGGTCGAGTCGATGACGTGATGAATATCTCAGGACACCGCATCGGTACAATGGAAGTAGAATCAGCCCTCGTTTCTCATCCTGCGGTAGCTGAAGCTGCGGTGGTAGGTAGACCAGATGAACTTAAAGGAGAAGATGTCTATGCTTTCGTTACCCTCGAAGGCAGCTATCAACCCAGTCAAGAACTAAAAGAAGAACTGAAAAAACACGTAGTCAAAGAAATAGGGGCGATCGCACGTCCAGGAGAAATTCGTTTTGCTGATGCCTTGCCTAAGACTCGTTCTGGTAAGATTATCCGTCGTTTTTTACGAAATTTGGCAGCAGGTCAAGAATTAGTTGGGGATATCTCGACTATGGAAGACTTGAGTGTGTTAGATAAGTTACGCGAAGGTGCTTAA
- the lexA gene encoding SOS function regulatory protein, with product MENLTPAQQELYDWLVDYIRTTQHAPSIRQMMKAMNLRSPAPIQSRLERLRNKGYIDWVDGQARTIRIINPPEKGLPILGAIAAGGLVEPFTEDQAKLDLSNLFERSDYYVLRVTGDSMIEDLITEGDLAIMREVSAQEEVKNGEIVAARVEGYGTTLKRFYRDKNQVTLKPSNVKYEPIKVEPDTVEVQGILVGVWRSVATAN from the coding sequence ATGGAAAACTTAACTCCAGCCCAACAAGAATTATATGATTGGTTGGTTGATTATATTCGTACAACCCAACACGCGCCTTCGATCCGACAGATGATGAAAGCCATGAATTTGCGATCGCCTGCCCCGATTCAAAGTCGTTTGGAACGATTACGAAATAAAGGTTATATTGATTGGGTTGATGGTCAAGCGCGGACAATTCGGATTATCAATCCACCCGAAAAAGGCTTACCTATTTTAGGTGCGATCGCAGCGGGAGGTTTAGTCGAACCATTTACTGAAGATCAAGCCAAGTTAGACTTATCTAATTTATTTGAACGTTCTGATTACTATGTTTTACGAGTAACAGGAGACAGCATGATCGAAGATTTGATTACTGAAGGTGATTTAGCGATTATGCGAGAAGTTTCCGCTCAAGAAGAAGTTAAAAATGGTGAGATTGTAGCTGCCCGAGTAGAAGGTTATGGTACAACTTTAAAACGTTTTTATCGAGACAAAAATCAAGTTACTCTCAAGCCTTCTAACGTAAAATACGAACCTATTAAAGTAGAACCAGATACAGTAGAAGTCCAAGGTATTCTCGTTGGTGTTTGGCGTTCCGTTGCCACTGCTAATTAA
- a CDS encoding putative dihydrouridine synthase TIM-barrel protein nifR3 yields MTALSSQLQVKLSTPLKIGTVTIESRVLQSPLSGVTDLVFRRLIRRYANKSMLYTEMVNASELHHLRSLPQLMEIDPGEQPISIQLFDCRPDFMAEAAQKAVAEGANTIDINMGCPVNKITKKGGGSSLLRQPAVAEAIVREVVTAVDVPVTVKTRIGWDEHEINILDFARQMEDAGAKMLTLHARTRAQGYHGAAQWEWIGKVKQVLSIPVIANGDIFSVEAAVRCLEQTNADGVMCSRGTLGYPFLVGEIDHFFKTGMRLPTPTVRERLECAKEHLQGLWEYKGERGIKQSRKHLAWYCKGFPGAAELRDCVTRIESLAEGLDLLNRAIEHQI; encoded by the coding sequence ATGACTGCTTTATCTTCCCAACTTCAAGTAAAATTATCTACCCCCTTAAAAATTGGTACTGTTACCATAGAAAGCCGAGTTTTGCAGTCTCCCCTATCAGGGGTGACAGATTTGGTTTTTCGGCGACTGATAAGGCGATACGCAAACAAATCAATGCTTTATACAGAAATGGTTAATGCTAGTGAATTACATCACTTACGCTCATTGCCTCAACTGATGGAAATCGACCCAGGCGAACAACCTATTAGTATTCAGTTATTTGATTGTCGTCCTGATTTTATGGCAGAAGCAGCCCAAAAAGCAGTAGCTGAAGGTGCCAACACCATCGATATCAACATGGGTTGTCCTGTCAACAAAATCACAAAAAAGGGGGGTGGTTCTTCTTTATTGCGTCAACCAGCAGTAGCGGAAGCAATCGTTAGGGAAGTAGTCACAGCAGTAGATGTACCTGTAACTGTTAAAACCAGAATTGGGTGGGACGAACATGAAATTAATATTTTGGATTTTGCCCGCCAAATGGAGGATGCAGGAGCAAAAATGTTAACTTTGCATGCTCGTACTCGCGCTCAAGGTTACCATGGTGCAGCCCAATGGGAATGGATTGGCAAGGTTAAACAAGTTTTATCCATTCCTGTTATTGCTAATGGAGATATTTTTTCTGTCGAAGCAGCAGTTCGTTGTTTAGAACAGACTAATGCAGATGGTGTGATGTGTTCGCGAGGTACTTTAGGTTATCCCTTTTTAGTAGGAGAAATCGATCATTTTTTCAAAACAGGAATGAGATTACCTACTCCAACGGTGAGAGAAAGGTTAGAGTGTGCCAAAGAACATTTACAAGGTTTATGGGAATATAAAGGAGAGCGAGGAATTAAACAATCTCGTAAGCATTTAGCTTGGTATTGTAAAGGTTTTCCTGGGGCAGCAGAATTAAGAGACTGCGTAACTAGAATTGAAAGTTTAGCCGAAGGTTTGGATTTGTTGAATCGGGCAATTGAGCATCAGATTTAA
- a CDS encoding transglutaminase-like domain protein yields MKYRLGCQLDYSIASSSTFIFNICAVDNESQTIIEENLQIEPQTEYEEYVAPFINNRYLRLTVPEGKLKVSYQATVDLTFTEENPYQIGEIPPSNLPLETLYYLYPSRYCQSDRLMQLAQDEFGNLEPGYSRVQAICNWIYDKVTYLSGSTDSHTSAYDIAVERVGVCRDFAHLGIAFCRALNIPARFVAVYANQLQPPDFHACFEAYLENRWYLFDATRLAPKEGFVRIGTGKDAADVSFATVFGNVQMENMEVYIEQVAEELLQPTTSAIAY; encoded by the coding sequence ATGAAATACAGGCTTGGATGCCAACTTGACTACAGTATTGCTTCTTCTAGCACTTTTATCTTCAACATCTGTGCAGTTGACAATGAATCTCAAACTATTATTGAAGAAAATCTTCAGATCGAACCTCAAACAGAATACGAAGAATATGTTGCTCCTTTTATCAATAATCGCTATTTACGATTAACTGTCCCTGAAGGAAAACTAAAAGTTTCTTATCAAGCAACAGTCGATTTAACTTTTACTGAAGAAAATCCCTATCAGATTGGTGAAATACCTCCTTCAAACTTACCATTAGAAACTTTGTATTACCTTTATCCTTCTCGTTATTGTCAGTCTGATAGATTAATGCAACTGGCACAAGACGAATTTGGTAATTTAGAACCTGGATATTCAAGAGTTCAGGCGATTTGTAACTGGATTTATGACAAAGTTACTTACTTATCTGGTAGCACAGACTCTCACACCTCTGCTTACGATATTGCCGTAGAACGTGTCGGCGTATGCAGAGATTTTGCTCATTTGGGAATTGCTTTTTGTCGTGCTTTAAATATTCCTGCCAGATTTGTGGCTGTCTATGCCAATCAATTACAACCGCCTGATTTTCACGCTTGTTTTGAAGCCTATCTAGAAAATCGCTGGTATTTATTTGATGCTACCCGTCTTGCACCAAAAGAAGGATTTGTCAGAATTGGTACAGGAAAAGATGCAGCAGATGTTTCTTTTGCCACTGTTTTTGGTAATGTGCAAATGGAAAATATGGAAGTATATATCGAACAGGTAGCAGAAGAATTACTTCAACCGACAACTAGCGCGATCGCTTATTAA
- a CDS encoding cation-transporting ATPase, E1-E2 type: protein MTHHSPVWSLTAEEVYQTLNTSAEGLADSEATVRLKQYGANELPEPPHRSLILRFLDQLTHFMALLLWVAGILAFISHTPELGWAIWAVIWINAIFSFSQEYQAEKALTALKKVLPAQVKAYRSGILQVISARDLVPGDVIQLEEGDRISADARLVAAESFYVDVSVLTGESLPVTRHARPVLPRQVVPMRNGTPLLHSGEDHLQEKLRPAEIANLVLAGSTVSSGRATAVVYATGARTEFGHVAHLTTTVKREPSTLEIQIAKIVRFITALAIIMGAIVFCLTYFLVGMEARESFIFAIGIIVAFVPEGLLPTVTLALAIGVQRMARQNALVRRLSAVETLSATTVICTDKTGTLTKNEMTVRKLWLPTTTSEIEVTGVGYEPTGEIITTNETREQVNLLLAGAALCSNARLIHLTQPSRWQEIGDPTEAALLVAAIKAGLQPEELQKSSPRAREVPFDSRRRMMTVVLDWQLEKLWQKQHTYLSFTKGAPLEVLRHCQYIYRNGQIKELTQSDRSIVKAANDKLARQGFRVLGIAVREGDTELLQLTSAQLEQHLILIGLVSMFDPPRKEVKSAIALCHEAGIAVTMITGDYGLTAEAIAINIGLSKEKASVITGEELGRLSDAQVRQIIHHREDGLIFARVMPEHKLRIVQAYQSLGHVVAVTGDGVNDSPALQAANIGIAMGMSGTDVAREAADLVLLDDNFATIVSAVEQGRAVYQNIRKFITYIFASNVPEILPFLAMVIFKIPPALIVLQILAIDLGTDMIPALALGAEKPETGTMQQPPREKSQSLLDRSLLFNAYCWLGLIEGIAGMTGFFVVWWSHGYNFAQLQGISSAILSHSADAQTTAIYQQATTLTLATIVACQTGNVFACRSEKVSIFKLGFFSNRLIWIGIATEWILILSIIYFKPLENIFATAPIASWQWLLLLICPPLLLGAEELRKKVAKSLVSKLSG from the coding sequence ATGACTCATCATTCGCCCGTTTGGTCATTAACTGCTGAGGAAGTATATCAAACTCTTAATACTTCTGCTGAGGGACTTGCCGATAGTGAAGCTACAGTTAGATTAAAACAATATGGGGCAAATGAACTGCCCGAACCACCTCATCGTTCCTTAATTTTGCGTTTTCTCGATCAATTAACCCATTTTATGGCGTTATTATTGTGGGTAGCTGGTATTTTGGCGTTTATTTCCCATACCCCCGAATTAGGTTGGGCAATCTGGGCGGTAATTTGGATTAATGCGATTTTTAGTTTTTCTCAGGAATATCAGGCAGAAAAAGCTTTAACCGCTCTCAAAAAAGTCTTACCTGCTCAAGTCAAAGCTTACCGTAGTGGTATTTTACAAGTAATTTCTGCTCGTGACTTAGTACCTGGAGATGTCATCCAACTAGAAGAAGGCGATCGCATTTCGGCGGATGCTCGTTTAGTAGCTGCGGAAAGTTTTTATGTCGATGTGTCTGTATTAACTGGGGAATCTCTTCCTGTAACTCGTCATGCTCGTCCTGTACTTCCCCGTCAGGTTGTGCCGATGCGTAATGGTACACCTTTATTACACTCTGGAGAAGACCATTTACAAGAAAAATTAAGACCAGCAGAAATTGCTAATTTAGTTTTAGCAGGTTCAACTGTGTCTTCGGGAAGGGCGACAGCGGTGGTTTATGCTACAGGTGCTAGAACAGAATTTGGTCATGTCGCGCACCTAACGACTACCGTTAAAAGAGAACCAAGTACTTTAGAAATTCAGATTGCCAAAATTGTCAGATTTATTACTGCACTGGCAATTATTATGGGTGCGATCGTTTTTTGCTTGACTTATTTCTTGGTTGGCATGGAGGCGAGGGAAAGTTTTATTTTTGCGATTGGAATTATTGTTGCCTTTGTACCTGAAGGACTGTTACCTACTGTAACTCTTGCTTTAGCTATTGGCGTGCAGCGGATGGCAAGACAAAATGCTTTGGTACGTCGTCTTTCTGCGGTAGAAACTCTCAGTGCTACTACCGTAATTTGTACTGATAAAACAGGTACGCTGACGAAAAATGAAATGACGGTGCGTAAATTATGGTTACCCACCACAACTTCTGAGATTGAAGTGACGGGGGTAGGATACGAACCTACAGGCGAAATTATTACAACCAATGAAACCAGAGAACAAGTTAATTTATTATTAGCTGGTGCTGCACTTTGTTCCAATGCTCGTTTAATTCACCTCACTCAACCGAGTCGTTGGCAAGAAATTGGCGATCCTACCGAAGCAGCATTATTAGTTGCAGCGATCAAAGCAGGTTTACAACCAGAAGAATTACAAAAAAGTTCTCCCAGAGCTAGAGAAGTTCCGTTTGATTCTCGTCGTCGCATGATGACTGTAGTTTTAGACTGGCAATTAGAAAAACTTTGGCAGAAACAACACACTTATCTCAGCTTTACCAAAGGCGCACCTTTAGAAGTCTTACGCCATTGTCAATATATTTATCGAAATGGACAAATCAAAGAACTAACTCAAAGCGATCGCTCTATAGTTAAGGCAGCTAATGATAAACTAGCACGTCAAGGTTTTCGGGTTTTAGGTATTGCGGTTCGAGAAGGAGATACGGAATTACTACAACTAACTTCCGCTCAATTAGAACAACATTTAATCTTGATCGGTTTAGTCTCGATGTTCGATCCGCCTCGTAAGGAAGTAAAAAGTGCGATCGCTCTTTGTCATGAAGCAGGAATTGCCGTCACTATGATTACAGGAGATTATGGCTTAACCGCAGAAGCGATCGCGATTAATATTGGTTTGAGCAAAGAAAAAGCTTCTGTAATTACAGGAGAAGAATTAGGACGTTTATCCGATGCTCAAGTGAGACAAATAATCCATCATCGTGAGGATGGTTTAATCTTTGCTCGTGTCATGCCTGAACATAAACTGCGGATTGTTCAAGCTTATCAAAGTCTCGGTCATGTCGTAGCAGTGACGGGAGATGGGGTTAACGATTCACCTGCCTTACAAGCAGCTAATATTGGTATTGCAATGGGTATGAGTGGTACAGATGTTGCTCGCGAAGCAGCAGATCTAGTATTACTTGATGATAATTTTGCCACGATTGTCAGTGCCGTCGAACAGGGCAGGGCAGTTTATCAGAATATCCGTAAGTTTATCACCTATATTTTTGCTTCTAATGTACCAGAGATTCTACCTTTCTTAGCCATGGTCATTTTCAAGATTCCTCCTGCTTTAATAGTTTTACAGATTCTGGCGATCGATTTAGGTACAGATATGATTCCTGCCTTAGCTTTAGGCGCGGAAAAACCAGAAACAGGAACGATGCAACAACCGCCTCGGGAAAAATCTCAATCTCTTTTAGATCGTTCTCTCCTATTTAATGCTTACTGTTGGCTAGGATTAATTGAAGGAATAGCAGGTATGACAGGATTTTTTGTAGTTTGGTGGAGTCATGGTTATAATTTTGCTCAATTACAAGGCATCAGTTCGGCAATTTTATCCCATTCCGCAGATGCTCAGACTACTGCGATTTATCAACAAGCGACTACCTTGACTTTAGCTACTATTGTTGCTTGTCAGACTGGGAATGTCTTTGCCTGTCGTTCAGAAAAAGTTTCTATTTTCAAATTAGGTTTTTTCAGTAATCGTTTAATTTGGATTGGTATTGCCACTGAATGGATTTTGATTCTCAGTATTATTTATTTCAAACCCTTAGAAAATATTTTTGCTACTGCACCCATAGCATCATG